The Pseudomonadota bacterium genome contains a region encoding:
- a CDS encoding TfoX/Sxy family protein, giving the protein MAADEKLTAALRAALAQRTDVVEKKMFGGLTFMVAGHMCCGATANDLMFRVGPERYAACLKERHARAMDITGKPIKGMLFVAPEVAAKPKEVAKWVDWSLQFVEGLPLRT; this is encoded by the coding sequence ATGGCAGCAGACGAGAAATTGACCGCCGCGTTGCGCGCGGCTCTTGCCCAGCGCACAGACGTCGTTGAAAAGAAGATGTTCGGCGGCCTCACCTTTATGGTGGCAGGCCATATGTGCTGCGGCGCAACCGCCAACGACCTGATGTTTCGCGTCGGCCCCGAGCGCTACGCCGCCTGCCTGAAGGAGCGTCACGCCCGGGCCATGGATATCACTGGAAAGCCGATCAAGGGCATGCTGTTCGTCGCGCCGGAAGTCGCTGCCAAGCCGAAGGAGGTGGCGAAATGGGTCGACTGGTCGTTGCAATTCGTCGAGGGATTGCCACTGCGGACATGA
- the puuE gene encoding allantoinase PuuE, which produces MASEYPRDLFGYGPTPPAANWPGGARIALSLVLNYEEGAENTVLHGDAGSEQFLADIGPAQIEPLVGVRAYNTESMFEYGSRAGFWRIHRLLTSRQIPLTVYGVGMALERNPVGAKAMAEAGWEVASHAYRWINYGDMPETEEREQIQRAIAAVENTVGERPVGWYCGRVGPNTRRLIVEEGGFLYDSDSYADDLPYWNHEHGRPHLILPYSLDNNDMRFSTNGIFTGEDFFEYIRDAFDMLYAEGAQTPKMMSVGLHCRLVGRPGRINGLARFLDHVAAHDDVWITRRRDIAAHWIANHPPKGGAA; this is translated from the coding sequence TTGGCATCGGAATATCCACGAGATCTTTTTGGTTACGGCCCCACACCGCCGGCCGCCAATTGGCCCGGCGGCGCGCGCATCGCGTTATCGCTCGTGCTCAATTACGAAGAGGGCGCTGAGAATACTGTGCTGCACGGCGATGCCGGCTCCGAGCAGTTCCTCGCCGATATCGGCCCGGCGCAGATTGAGCCGCTTGTGGGCGTGCGCGCCTACAACACCGAATCGATGTTCGAATATGGCTCGCGCGCCGGCTTTTGGCGTATTCACAGGCTGCTGACGTCGCGCCAAATCCCGCTCACCGTTTATGGCGTCGGCATGGCGCTCGAGCGCAATCCCGTGGGTGCGAAGGCGATGGCCGAGGCCGGCTGGGAAGTGGCCAGCCACGCTTATCGCTGGATTAATTACGGCGATATGCCTGAGACTGAAGAGCGCGAGCAAATTCAGCGCGCCATCGCGGCGGTCGAAAACACCGTCGGCGAACGCCCGGTCGGTTGGTATTGCGGACGTGTCGGTCCCAACACCCGCCGGCTGATCGTGGAGGAGGGTGGCTTTTTGTATGATTCCGATTCCTATGCGGATGACCTGCCCTATTGGAATCATGAGCATGGCCGGCCGCATTTGATCCTGCCGTATAGCCTCGACAACAATGATATGCGCTTTTCCACCAACGGCATTTTCACCGGCGAGGATTTCTTCGAATATATCCGCGACGCCTTCGACATGCTCTATGCCGAGGGCGCGCAGACGCCGAAGATGATGTCGGTCGGCCTGCATTGCCGCCTGGTCGGGCGGCCGGGCCGCATCAATGGCCTGGCGCGGTTTTTGGATCATGTCGCGGCGCATGACGATGTGTGGATCACCCGGCGCCGCGATATAGCTGCCCATTGGATCGCCAACCACCCACCAAAAGGGGGTGCGGCATGA
- the puuE gene encoding allantoinase PuuE encodes MNTSDYPRDMMGFGPTPPEADWPNGARIAISFVINHEEGAESSILHGDAQSERYLCDLGPVEVPPVVGGRDLNAESMFEYGARAGFWRLRRIFTEAQVPVTVYGVGMALERTPEAAAAMVEAGWEVAGHGYRWIDYRDVPEDVERAHIAQCVDAIATTIGERPVGWFGGRRSIHTRRLIVEENGFLYDSDGYSDDLPYWNTDHGRPHLIVPYSRNNNDLRFAAGGVYTAGDFFAYLRDSFDTLYAEGAEYPKMMSIGLHNRLIGRPGRAGALLRFLDHVHKHDGVWFARRREIAEHWHARHPYQAPGT; translated from the coding sequence ATGAATACCAGCGATTACCCGCGTGACATGATGGGCTTCGGCCCGACGCCGCCTGAGGCCGATTGGCCAAACGGCGCGCGCATCGCCATCTCGTTCGTCATCAATCACGAGGAAGGGGCGGAGAGCAGCATCCTGCACGGCGACGCACAGTCTGAGCGTTACCTCTGCGATCTCGGGCCGGTCGAGGTTCCGCCGGTGGTTGGCGGGCGCGATCTCAACGCTGAATCCATGTTCGAATATGGCGCCCGCGCGGGTTTCTGGCGGCTGCGGCGCATCTTCACCGAAGCGCAGGTGCCGGTCACCGTTTATGGTGTCGGCATGGCGCTTGAGCGCACGCCCGAAGCGGCGGCGGCGATGGTCGAAGCCGGCTGGGAAGTGGCCGGGCACGGCTATCGCTGGATCGATTACCGCGACGTCCCGGAAGATGTCGAGCGTGCGCATATTGCGCAATGCGTCGATGCCATCGCCACCACCATTGGCGAACGCCCGGTCGGCTGGTTCGGCGGTCGGCGCAGCATCCATACTCGCCGTCTCATCGTTGAGGAAAATGGGTTCCTCTATGATTCAGATGGCTATAGCGACGATCTGCCCTATTGGAATACGGATCACGGCCGGCCCCATTTGATCGTGCCCTATAGCCGCAACAACAATGACCTGCGCTTCGCCGCTGGCGGCGTCTACACCGCTGGCGATTTCTTTGCCTATCTGCGGGACAGTTTCGACACGCTCTATGCCGAAGGCGCGGAGTATCCCAAGATGATGTCGATCGGCCTGCACAACCGCCTGATCGGCCGCCCGGGCCGCGCCGGCGCGCTGCTCCGTTTCCTAGATCATGTGCACAAGCATGACGGCGTGTGGTTCGCCCGGCGCCGCGAAATCGCTGAGCATTGGCACGCTCGCCATCCCTACCAAGCGCCCGGCACCTGA
- a CDS encoding M20 family metallo-hydrolase: MSKLDEQAMAAASAVDETRLWRRMMDMARFGATPAGGVNRAAFSPEDIAARKLLIEWAGEFGFTTASDEIGNLYVRRAGISSEEAPVVTGSHLDSQPKGGKFDGAYGVVGGFEALEAIERAGVKTRRPIEVVAWSNEEGGRFQPGAMGSAVFAGDYPLADALKAIDPEGVVLVDALKETLESTPGIAERKMPFAMAGYVEAHIEQGPRLENDDLTIGVVSGVQGLCWYRVEVFGVEAHAGTAPLKGRKDALKSAVSIVAALEDLMADESDTVRFTVGRFECGPGAPSTVPSHVLFTVDFRHPDLATFVELGGRIKAVCEAHARGCRVTVERIMYSEPVLFDPGVIELVRDSAQALDLPNMDMVSGAGHDAMHVAGLYPAGMIFVPCENGLSHNEAENASAPDLAAGARVLAACLVGLANR, encoded by the coding sequence ATGAGCAAATTAGACGAACAAGCTATGGCCGCTGCCAGCGCGGTCGATGAAACCCGTCTCTGGCGCCGCATGATGGATATGGCGCGCTTTGGCGCCACGCCGGCCGGCGGCGTCAACCGCGCCGCGTTTTCGCCCGAGGATATTGCGGCGCGTAAACTGCTGATCGAATGGGCCGGCGAGTTTGGCTTCACCACGGCCAGCGACGAGATCGGCAATCTTTATGTGCGTCGCGCCGGTATCTCGTCCGAAGAGGCGCCGGTGGTGACCGGAAGCCATCTCGACAGCCAGCCCAAAGGCGGCAAGTTCGATGGCGCCTATGGCGTGGTCGGCGGCTTCGAGGCGCTGGAGGCAATCGAGCGCGCTGGCGTTAAGACGCGCCGCCCGATCGAGGTGGTCGCCTGGAGCAACGAGGAAGGCGGGCGCTTTCAGCCCGGCGCCATGGGCTCCGCCGTGTTCGCCGGTGATTATCCGCTCGCCGACGCGCTGAAAGCTATCGATCCCGAGGGCGTGGTGCTGGTTGATGCGCTGAAAGAGACTCTTGAATCGACGCCGGGAATTGCCGAACGGAAGATGCCGTTTGCGATGGCCGGTTACGTCGAGGCCCATATCGAGCAAGGCCCGCGCCTCGAGAATGACGATCTCACCATCGGCGTGGTCTCGGGCGTGCAGGGCCTGTGTTGGTATCGCGTCGAAGTGTTCGGCGTCGAAGCCCATGCCGGTACCGCGCCCCTAAAGGGCCGCAAGGACGCGCTTAAATCGGCGGTCTCGATTGTCGCCGCGCTGGAAGATTTGATGGCCGATGAAAGCGACACCGTTCGCTTCACTGTCGGGCGCTTCGAGTGCGGCCCTGGCGCGCCCAGCACGGTGCCGAGCCATGTCCTCTTTACCGTCGATTTTCGCCATCCCGATCTCGCGACATTTGTGGAACTGGGCGGGCGCATAAAAGCTGTGTGCGAAGCTCATGCGCGCGGCTGCCGGGTAACCGTCGAGCGCATCATGTATTCCGAGCCCGTGCTGTTCGATCCCGGCGTCATCGAATTGGTGCGTGACAGCGCCCAGGCGCTCGATCTTCCGAATATGGATATGGTCTCGGGTGCTGGGCACGACGCCATGCATGTTGCCGGATTGTACCCAGCGGGCATGATCTTCGTGCCGTGCGAAAATGGCCTCAGCCACAACGAAGCCGAGAACGCCAGCGCGCCCGACCTCGCCGCCGGTGCCCGGGTGCTTGCCGCCTGTCTCGTCGGCCTAGCCAACCGCTAA
- the tcuA gene encoding FAD-dependent tricarballylate dehydrogenase TcuA, translating to MDKFSADVAIVGAGNAALCAALAAAEAGASVVVLEAAPEGERGGNSAYTAGAMRTVFDGIADVRKLVPDINDEDAKKTDFGSYSFDQYFDDMARITQHRADPDLLEILIRQSLPTLEWMRGHGVRFQPSYGRQAFKVDGRFKFWGGLAVETWGGGPGLVQALFDGASQAGVRVVYGARARELVLGGGRVEGVRASLRGGETLEIAAGAVVLASGGFEANAEMRARYLGPGWDLAKVRGSRHNMGDGIQMALAVGAEPFGNWSGCHAVGWDMNAPPYGDLAVGDGFQKHSYPFGIMVNALGQRFLDEGADFRNYTYAKYGREILAQPGQFAWQIFDAKVTHLLRDEYRIREVTRVTADSIGDLAAKMEGVDAARLARTIGEFNTAVQTDVAFDPNVKDGRGTAGLAVAKSNWANPLDTPPYEAYGVTCGITFTFGGLHIDGNGRVLDVAADPIPGLYAAGELVGGLFYFNYPGGTGLTAGAVFGRRAGSAAAKS from the coding sequence ATGGACAAATTCAGCGCCGATGTCGCCATCGTCGGGGCCGGCAATGCCGCTCTCTGCGCCGCCCTCGCGGCAGCCGAAGCAGGAGCCAGCGTCGTCGTGTTGGAGGCAGCACCCGAAGGCGAGCGCGGCGGCAATTCCGCCTATACAGCAGGCGCCATGCGCACCGTCTTTGACGGCATCGCCGATGTCCGCAAACTGGTTCCCGACATCAATGACGAAGACGCCAAAAAAACCGATTTCGGCAGTTATTCGTTCGATCAATATTTTGATGACATGGCGCGCATCACGCAGCACCGCGCCGATCCCGATCTGCTTGAAATCCTGATCCGCCAAAGCCTGCCGACGCTCGAATGGATGCGTGGCCACGGCGTGCGCTTTCAGCCGAGCTATGGCCGCCAAGCCTTCAAGGTGGATGGCCGCTTCAAGTTTTGGGGCGGCCTCGCAGTCGAAACCTGGGGCGGCGGGCCTGGCTTGGTGCAGGCGCTGTTCGACGGCGCAAGCCAAGCAGGGGTACGCGTGGTGTACGGTGCGCGTGCCCGCGAGTTGGTGCTGGGCGGCGGGCGCGTTGAAGGCGTACGCGCGAGTTTACGCGGCGGCGAGACGCTCGAAATTGCCGCCGGCGCAGTGGTTTTGGCGAGCGGTGGCTTCGAAGCCAACGCGGAAATGCGCGCGCGCTACCTCGGCCCGGGTTGGGACCTCGCCAAGGTGCGTGGCTCGCGCCACAATATGGGCGACGGAATCCAGATGGCGCTTGCAGTCGGTGCCGAGCCGTTCGGCAACTGGTCCGGTTGCCATGCGGTCGGCTGGGATATGAACGCGCCGCCTTACGGTGATCTCGCGGTTGGCGACGGCTTTCAAAAGCACAGCTATCCGTTCGGCATCATGGTCAACGCGCTGGGCCAGCGCTTCCTCGATGAGGGCGCCGATTTTCGCAACTACACTTACGCCAAATACGGCCGTGAAATTCTCGCCCAGCCCGGCCAGTTCGCCTGGCAGATTTTCGACGCCAAAGTGACGCATTTGCTGCGCGACGAATACCGCATCCGCGAGGTCACCCGCGTGACGGCGGACAGCATTGGGGATCTAGCCGCCAAGATGGAAGGCGTCGATGCCGCGCGTCTAGCCCGGACGATCGGCGAATTCAACACCGCCGTACAGACGGACGTGGCGTTTGATCCCAATGTCAAGGATGGCCGTGGCACGGCCGGCCTGGCGGTCGCCAAATCAAATTGGGCCAATCCGCTCGATACCCCGCCCTATGAAGCCTACGGCGTCACCTGCGGAATCACCTTTACCTTTGGCGGCTTGCATATTGACGGCAACGGGCGGGTGCTTGATGTTGCCGCGGACCCGATCCCCGGCCTCTATGCGGCGGGCGAGTTGGTCGGCGGGTTGTTCTATTTCAACTATCCCGGCGGCACCGGTTTAACGGCCGGCGCCGTGTTCGGCCGCCGCGCCGGCAGCGCGGCAGCCAAAAGCTAA
- a CDS encoding hydantoinase B/oxoprolinase family protein: MSYAKTGLTLDPVTFEVLKNSFITIVDQMAEQVLRTCYSFVIYNRDFSSALNDANGDSIAQGNQDIAVHVGTLHYTCKDVIRVFKGTMKPGDVYIINDPYAGGTHFNDVRLIRPVFVGDEIIAFSQSNGHWSDVGGSVPGSFDVKAKEMFREGIRLTPVRIVDQGVLREDVANMIAANTRDPKSVIGDMHAQIEATRVAEREILRLVDKYGKDTVVTGFKEVQDYVEMATRQRIADLPDGTWETVDYIDRDPGAEEGLIPICVKLTIKGDEVTYDFTGSHNTISTLYNSAFGATFSGVVAGMKTYFPDLPLNSGFYRPIKVIAPENSIVDARWPVAVTGFLMPFEKIMNSIYEIWSDIFPHRAMACAFNLEYLLTGGRDTRHEGNPIFMFYDWLPGGWGGRSTKDGCNVTTACFGTGLQTQPIEGQERLSPILANEFEIQCDSAGPGKFRGGTGVVKTSTLREAESTVLSYICDRERAIVWGIKGGLPSMPHGLWVKRAATGEKEWLGTIFSDVDIEPGDMFSRPTAGGGGLGDPLERDPAAVMLDVEEDYVSIGRAKMDYGVVLKVIDKDLEQYEVDVEATKAARREIAKSRRGWLKEDPATIAARYAKGEINSFDMIRRYGVIVDWGTGELMPISTEQNRASMQKRSADHWNDNLAELGEAAE; this comes from the coding sequence ATGAGTTACGCCAAAACCGGCCTCACCCTCGATCCGGTCACCTTCGAGGTGCTCAAAAACTCCTTCATCACCATCGTTGATCAGATGGCCGAGCAGGTGCTTCGGACCTGCTATTCCTTCGTCATCTACAATCGCGATTTCTCTTCGGCGCTGAATGATGCCAACGGCGATTCGATCGCCCAAGGCAACCAGGACATCGCCGTGCATGTCGGGACTTTGCATTATACCTGCAAGGATGTGATTCGCGTCTTCAAAGGCACGATGAAACCGGGCGACGTCTATATCATCAACGATCCTTATGCCGGCGGTACCCATTTCAACGATGTCCGCTTGATCCGCCCGGTATTTGTCGGCGACGAGATCATCGCCTTCAGCCAATCGAACGGCCATTGGTCGGACGTTGGCGGCAGCGTGCCCGGCTCGTTCGATGTGAAGGCCAAGGAAATGTTCCGCGAAGGCATCCGCCTCACGCCGGTGCGCATTGTTGACCAGGGCGTGTTACGCGAGGACGTGGCCAACATGATCGCGGCCAATACGCGCGACCCCAAATCCGTCATCGGCGACATGCACGCCCAGATCGAAGCAACGCGGGTGGCCGAGCGCGAGATTCTTCGTCTCGTGGATAAATACGGTAAAGACACGGTGGTCACCGGCTTCAAGGAAGTGCAAGACTATGTCGAGATGGCGACGCGCCAGCGCATCGCCGATCTGCCTGACGGCACCTGGGAGACCGTGGATTATATCGACCGCGATCCGGGGGCCGAAGAAGGGCTCATTCCGATCTGCGTGAAATTGACAATCAAGGGCGACGAGGTGACCTACGATTTCACCGGCAGCCATAACACCATCAGCACGCTTTATAATTCCGCTTTCGGTGCCACATTCTCAGGCGTCGTCGCGGGCATGAAAACCTACTTCCCGGACTTGCCGCTCAATTCCGGCTTCTATCGGCCGATCAAGGTCATCGCGCCGGAGAATTCCATCGTCGATGCGCGTTGGCCCGTGGCGGTGACCGGCTTCCTGATGCCGTTCGAAAAGATCATGAATTCGATCTATGAAATCTGGTCCGACATCTTCCCGCACCGCGCCATGGCCTGCGCCTTCAATCTCGAATATCTGCTCACCGGCGGGCGCGATACGCGCCACGAGGGCAACCCGATCTTCATGTTTTATGACTGGCTGCCCGGCGGCTGGGGCGGCCGTTCCACCAAGGACGGTTGCAACGTCACCACCGCCTGCTTCGGTACCGGCCTGCAGACCCAGCCGATCGAGGGCCAGGAGCGGCTGTCGCCGATCCTCGCCAATGAATTCGAAATTCAGTGCGATTCAGCCGGGCCAGGAAAATTCCGCGGCGGCACCGGCGTGGTCAAAACGAGCACGCTGCGCGAAGCTGAGAGTACCGTGCTGTCCTATATTTGCGACCGCGAGCGCGCCATCGTCTGGGGCATCAAAGGCGGCCTGCCGTCGATGCCGCACGGCCTCTGGGTGAAACGCGCCGCGACCGGCGAGAAGGAATGGCTCGGCACTATTTTCTCCGATGTCGATATCGAACCAGGCGATATGTTCAGCCGCCCGACCGCCGGCGGCGGCGGGCTCGGCGATCCGTTAGAGCGCGATCCGGCGGCGGTGATGCTCGATGTCGAAGAAGATTATGTTTCAATCGGGCGGGCCAAGATGGATTACGGCGTCGTCTTGAAAGTGATCGACAAGGATCTTGAGCAGTATGAGGTCGATGTCGAAGCCACCAAGGCGGCGCGGCGTGAGATCGCCAAGTCACGCCGCGGCTGGCTGAAGGAAGACCCGGCGACAATCGCCGCGCGCTATGCCAAAGGCGAAATCAACAGCTTCGACATGATCCGGCGCTACGGCGTGATCGTCGATTGGGGCACCGGCGAGCTAATGCCGATATCGACCGAGCAGAACCGCGCCTCGATGCAAAAGCGCAGCGCCGACCATTGGAACGACAACCTCGCCGAACTCGGCGAAGCGGCAGAATAA
- a CDS encoding hydantoinase/oxoprolinase family protein, translated as MSNLRVAVDIGGTFTDICVMDEATGQVRVAKTSSTPDDPLEGTLNGLREAKVDLKDVTLFSHGTTIATNALLTRRLPPAAMVCTRGFRDVIEIRRANKEELWDTYKDVAPPYIRRRDRLVVTERIDHGGQIVEALNEDEAREVGRVLKKRGVESIAICLMNSYMNPVHEQRLLEILKAEVPDADITTSSDTLPEIFEHERFSTTVVNSILSPVIGRYVKRMSSELKAGGYKSDLLLLHSGGGVMTPATAQHFAGRLAGSGIAAGAIASRHIAMLCGYENSIGLDMGGTSCDVSLVYGGQSRVTKEWGIEFGHPIRFPSIEVLTIGAGGGSLAWIDDVGALHNGPQSAGADPGPACYGRGNDVPTNTDANVTLGRLGTSLAGGSIKLDGAAAENAVINGVAKPLGMSKDEAAKSIVSVANANMADAVRLISISRGYDPRDFCLVAFGGAGALHGVALAIELAIPTVIIPPNPGVTSALGCLLVDIRHDLAQSYLMPASKADASDIEAKFTEMEDEARGRLKTEGVEPKDMLLQRAVDMMYEGQWRSLTVPVSAPFTSVDDAVEAFHRDHEREYAFRRDDAAIDLFRLNLTAIGVTQKAELQRHEKTGAKPVASATRMVAFDGQDAPIDTPIYRHEDLAAGATFHGPAIVEQLDSTTVIPPDVRAEVDEWHNIRIYVAEDSK; from the coding sequence GTGTCTAACCTTAGAGTAGCCGTCGATATCGGCGGGACGTTTACGGATATTTGCGTCATGGACGAGGCCACCGGCCAGGTCCGTGTGGCCAAGACTTCATCCACTCCGGATGATCCGCTGGAGGGCACCTTAAACGGATTGCGCGAAGCCAAGGTCGATCTCAAGGACGTGACACTGTTTTCGCATGGCACGACGATCGCCACCAACGCGCTCCTCACGCGCCGCCTGCCGCCCGCCGCCATGGTGTGTACGCGCGGCTTTCGCGATGTGATCGAAATTCGCCGCGCTAATAAAGAAGAGCTGTGGGACACCTATAAGGATGTCGCGCCGCCCTATATCCGCCGGCGTGACCGGCTGGTGGTCACCGAACGCATCGATCACGGCGGCCAGATCGTCGAGGCGCTCAATGAAGATGAAGCCCGCGAAGTGGGGCGGGTATTGAAAAAGCGAGGCGTCGAATCGATCGCCATCTGCTTGATGAATTCCTACATGAACCCGGTGCACGAACAGCGCCTGCTGGAAATCCTCAAGGCCGAAGTGCCGGATGCGGATATCACCACGTCGAGCGATACCTTGCCCGAAATTTTCGAGCATGAGCGCTTCTCGACAACGGTGGTTAATTCCATTCTCAGCCCGGTGATCGGACGCTACGTAAAGCGCATGAGTAGCGAACTCAAAGCCGGTGGCTATAAGAGCGATCTGTTGTTGCTGCATTCGGGCGGCGGCGTGATGACACCTGCCACCGCGCAGCATTTCGCCGGACGTTTAGCCGGCTCGGGCATTGCGGCGGGCGCTATCGCCAGCCGTCATATTGCTATGCTGTGCGGTTATGAAAACTCGATCGGCCTCGATATGGGCGGCACAAGCTGCGACGTGTCGCTGGTTTACGGCGGGCAATCGCGCGTCACCAAGGAATGGGGCATTGAGTTTGGCCATCCCATCCGCTTCCCCAGCATCGAAGTGCTCACCATCGGCGCAGGCGGCGGCTCGCTTGCCTGGATCGACGATGTGGGCGCGCTGCATAACGGCCCGCAATCGGCTGGCGCCGATCCGGGACCGGCCTGTTATGGCCGCGGCAACGACGTACCGACCAACACCGACGCCAATGTGACGTTGGGCCGCCTTGGCACATCGCTCGCCGGCGGCAGTATCAAGCTCGATGGCGCGGCCGCCGAAAACGCGGTGATCAACGGCGTCGCCAAGCCGCTTGGCATGTCGAAGGACGAAGCTGCCAAGTCCATCGTCAGCGTCGCCAACGCCAACATGGCCGATGCGGTGCGGCTTATCTCGATCAGCCGGGGCTACGATCCGCGCGATTTCTGCCTCGTCGCGTTCGGCGGCGCGGGCGCCCTGCACGGCGTGGCGCTGGCGATAGAGCTGGCAATCCCGACGGTTATCATACCACCCAATCCGGGCGTCACGTCGGCGCTTGGCTGTCTCCTCGTCGATATCCGCCATGACCTGGCACAGAGCTATTTGATGCCAGCCAGCAAGGCCGACGCCAGCGACATCGAGGCCAAATTTACTGAGATGGAAGACGAAGCCCGGGGACGGCTGAAAACTGAGGGCGTCGAACCCAAGGACATGCTTTTGCAACGCGCCGTCGACATGATGTATGAGGGCCAGTGGCGCTCGCTCACGGTACCAGTCAGCGCGCCGTTTACGTCAGTAGATGACGCCGTGGAGGCCTTCCACCGCGATCATGAGCGCGAATACGCCTTTCGCCGTGACGATGCCGCCATTGACCTGTTCCGCTTAAACCTGACCGCCATCGGGGTCACGCAAAAGGCCGAATTGCAGCGCCACGAGAAAACCGGCGCCAAACCGGTGGCCAGCGCCACCCGTATGGTCGCGTTCGACGGCCAGGACGCGCCGATTGACACGCCGATCTACCGCCATGAAGACCTAGCCGCGGGCGCCACGTTCCACGGCCCGGCGATTGTCGAGCAGCTCGATTCAACGACCGTCATCCCGCCCGATGTGCGGGCCGAAGTAGACGAGTGGCACAACATCCGAATTTACGTCGCGGAGGATTCCAAATGA
- a CDS encoding multidrug effflux MFS transporter has translation MTSVRPVLRGPEFIALAAFMMSVFALSIDITIPALALIGRDLAVTNANDAQYIVSVLVLGMALGQIFYGPLSDSIGRKPSIYVGLALFSAGSVVSMVATDFPTMLAGRLLQGLGAAGPRIVIMALVRDQFAGPAMARVMSLVITVFVTVPMVAPFIGQGILFVASWRAIFILLLVSSLVVLVWFAIRQQETLTAAARRPFALRPIAAATREILASRPALAYTIASGLVFSSVFGYINSAQQIFQELYLVGDYFPFYFSSLTIAVGAATLANARLVAFVDMHRLCSYSAWAQAALSVAYFAVTWAYAGAPPIWGTMAYLALIFFCLGIMFGNLNALAMTPMGHIAGIAASVIGTLSWLITVVFGTLIGQSYDGTLLPLVGGFAVLSVLCGAALAWARVERSA, from the coding sequence ATGACATCTGTCCGGCCTGTTCTGCGTGGCCCCGAATTCATCGCCCTCGCCGCGTTCATGATGTCGGTGTTTGCGCTATCGATCGACATCACCATACCGGCGCTGGCGTTGATTGGGCGCGATCTCGCCGTCACCAACGCCAATGACGCGCAATATATCGTCTCAGTGCTGGTGCTCGGCATGGCACTCGGGCAGATTTTTTACGGCCCGCTGTCCGACAGTATCGGGCGCAAGCCGTCGATCTATGTCGGCCTCGCATTGTTTTCCGCCGGCAGCGTCGTCTCGATGGTGGCAACCGATTTTCCGACCATGCTGGCCGGGCGCCTCCTACAAGGCCTCGGCGCAGCCGGACCGCGCATCGTGATCATGGCGCTGGTGCGCGATCAGTTTGCCGGGCCGGCGATGGCGCGCGTGATGTCGCTCGTCATTACCGTGTTCGTCACGGTGCCGATGGTGGCGCCGTTTATCGGCCAGGGCATCCTGTTCGTGGCGTCGTGGCGCGCCATATTTATATTGCTCCTGGTGTCGAGCTTGGTGGTTTTGGTGTGGTTTGCCATCCGCCAGCAGGAGACCTTGACCGCCGCCGCGCGCCGCCCGTTTGCACTGCGCCCTATCGCCGCAGCGACGCGCGAAATTCTCGCCTCACGCCCGGCCCTCGCCTACACCATCGCCAGCGGTTTGGTGTTCAGCTCGGTGTTCGGCTACATCAATTCGGCGCAACAGATATTTCAGGAACTTTATCTGGTCGGCGATTATTTCCCGTTTTATTTCTCTTCCCTGACGATTGCGGTCGGTGCGGCAACGCTTGCCAATGCGCGCCTCGTCGCATTTGTCGATATGCATCGGCTTTGCAGCTATTCGGCGTGGGCCCAGGCAGCGCTGTCGGTCGCCTATTTCGCCGTCACCTGGGCCTATGCGGGGGCGCCACCGATCTGGGGCACAATGGCCTATCTCGCCCTGATCTTTTTTTGCCTCGGCATTATGTTCGGCAATCTCAACGCCTTGGCGATGACGCCGATGGGGCATATCGCCGGCATCGCGGCCAGCGTCATCGGCACCCTATCCTGGCTGATTACGGTCGTCTTCGGCACCTTGATCGGGCAAAGCTATGACGGCACCCTGTTGCCCCTGGTCGGCGGGTTCGCCGTTCTCAGCGTTTTATGCGGCGCCGCCCTGGCCTGGGCGCGGGTAGAGCGCAGCGCCTAA